A window from Engraulis encrasicolus isolate BLACKSEA-1 chromosome 13, IST_EnEncr_1.0, whole genome shotgun sequence encodes these proteins:
- the LOC134461055 gene encoding uncharacterized protein LOC134461055 isoform X3, with translation MTTTLKNSGASLSESTEGSMSSVTPSTPCQSPTLKGADDLESPQTTPSMNSRPSFESTDENMSSFTPTTPWQSPILYSDQDSAEESTPDSEEEYVPDSVDEDTSDKDMEDEEVLTTPYKRKQERPFPLKRHGKKPMTEAKRVKDQHHPPEDCTTEDPSSDSLSVMILSKKPDGRRSYSKHFCLFCGKGYSKMARHLEQMHQKEQEVARALAFPKKSKMRRIQLDLLRKRGNRAHNIEVLSAGKGTLVPCKKSNDVVNPKEFMHCLNCQGLFKRKFLWKHMQRCNLARRCGTPAPGKNRVQALCAFAQPVPEGVNQMLWKVISVMTQDDITDTIKRDPSIIKMGEHLYNKVGSDPSKHQYIRQKLREVGRLLLYSKEVGHLKTMSDFVIPANFPHVVSAVRHVSGFSAEKNNFRIPSLALKLGHSLKKIADIIECEAMISGEKETVQNARNFKQIYDTKWNECISSSALRTLTDAKYNAPQLLPFTDDVRKLHLYLDDKQKENVRKLSAVVSQKNWASLAKGTLAQIILFNRRREGEVSKMPLTAFTSRDASSMHPDVEEALNEVEKKLCGHFQRVEIRGKCGRKVAILLTPPMVQSMELLVETRNSCFPDENQYMFGRPGTQSYFKGSDCIRIFVQNCGAKHPERLSSTKLRKHIATMSKVLNLTDTDMDLLVEFLGHDIRVHKKFYRLPEGTLQLAKITKILTALETGRLAEFKGRNLDEINIDPNETLDVTTGFADEDCSDTDPTPSQPGANNTNKDSPSTSARDETPQTGPSTAAKRRWTQEEVAAVEAKLMNLIKAGRTPGKRQCIDCIQAAPKALQNRDWTTIKYYIKNRIASYQRVASKRVT, from the exons ATGACAACAACATTGAAGAATTCAGGAGCATCACTCTCT GAATCAACAGAAGGAAGCATGTCTTCAGTTACTCCCTCAACACCATGCCAGTCTCCTACCCTG AAAGGAGCTGATGACTTAGAATCTCCTCAAACAACACCATCGATGAATTCAAGACCATCATTT GAATCAACAGATGAAAACATGTCTTCATTTACTCCCACAACGCCATGGCAGTCTCCTATCCTG tacAGTGACCAGGACTCTGCAGAAGAGTCCACACCTGACTCTGAGGAGGAATACGTACCTGACTCTGTAGATGAAGACACGTCCGATAAAGACATGGAGGATGAAGAAGTGCTCACAACACCTTACAAGAGGAAACAGGAAAGACCATTTCCACTTAAAAGGCACGGGAAAAAGCCGATGACTGAAGCGAAGCGAGTTAAGGATCAGCACCACCCACCAGAGGATTGTACCACTGAAGACCCTAGCAGCGACTCTCTTTCTGTAATGATATTGTCAAAGAAGCCTGATGGAAGAAGGTCTTACAGCAAACATTTCTGCCTGTTCTGTGGAAAGGGATATTCCAAAATGGCCCGCCATTTGGAACAGATGCACCAGAAGGAACAAGAAGTAGCAAGGGCTCTTGCATTCCCAAAGAAGTCCAAGATGAGACGAATCCAGCTGGACTTGCTAAGAAAGAGAGGCAATCGTGCCCACAATATAGAAGTGTTGTCAGCTGGTAAAGGTACCCTGGTGCCTTGTAAAAAGTCGAATGATGTTGTCAATCCAAAGGAATTCATGCATTGCCTGAATTGTCAAGGCCTCTTTAAAAGAAAGTTTCTTTGGAAACATATGCAGAGATGTAACTTGGCTCGCAGATGTGGTACTCCCGCTCCAGGGAAAAACAGAGTTCAGGCACTTTGTGCTTTTGCTCAACCTGTGCCAGAGGGAGTCAACCAAATGCTGTGGAAAGTAATCAGCGTCATGACCCAAGACGACATTACAGACACCATAAAGCGGGATCCCTCAATTATCAAGATGGGTGAACATCTGTACAACAAAGTGGGTTCAGATCCAAGTAAGCATCAGTACATCAGGCAGAAACTGCGTGAAGTGGGCAGACTTCTACTCTACAGTAAGGAGGTGGGTCATCTGAAAACCATGTCTGATTTCGTCATACCTGCCAATTTTCCACATGTTGTCAGTGCAGTACGACATGTGTCAGGATTCAGTGCTGAAAAGAACAACTTCCGCATTCCATCACTGGCCTTAAAGTTAGGCCACAGTTTGAAAAAAATTGCAGACATAATCGAGTGTGAAGCTATGATCTCAGGAGAAAAAGAAACTGTCCAGAATGCCCGGAACTTCAAACAAATCTATGACACTAAGTGGAATGAATGCATCTCTTCTTCGGCTCTTCGAACACTAACCGATGCCAAATATAATGCACCACAGCTCCTCCCCTTCACAGATGACGTCCGGAAGCTGCATCTGTACCTTGACGACAAGCAAAAAGAGAATGTCCGCAAGCTGTCAGCTGTAGTCAGCCAGAAGAACTGGGCCAGTCTAGCTAAAGGGACTTTGGCCCAGATCATCTTGTTTAACCGTCGGCGGGAAGGGGAAGTTTCCAAAATGCCACTAACAGCATTTACATCGCGAGACGCATCCTCTATGCACCCTGATGTTGAAGAAGCACTAAATGAAGTGGAGAAGAAACTCTGTGGTCACTTTCAACGAGTAGAGATAAGGGGCAAGTGTGGCAGGAAAGTCGCGATTCTTCTTACTCCACCCATGGTTCAGTCGATGGAACTCCTTGTTGAAACGCGCAACAGCTGTTTTCCTGATGAGAACCAATACATGTTTGGACGACCAGGAACACAGTCCTATTTCAAAGGATCCGACTGTATTCGGATTTTTGTGCAAAATTGTGGGGCAAAGCATCCGGAGAGGCTGTCCTCCACCAAGTTACGAAAGCACATTGCAACCATGTCCAAGGTGTTAAACTTGACGGACACTGATATGGATCTTTTGGTTGAGTTTCTGGGTCATGATATCCGCGTGCACAAGAAGTTCTACCGTCTTCCTGAAGGCACTTTGCAACTGGCCAAAATAACGAAGATTCTTACAGCGCTGGAAACTGGTCGGTTGGCAGAGTTCAAGGGCAGAAATCTTGATGAAATCAATATCGACCCCAATG agacaCTTGATGTTACGACAGGGTTTGCTGATGAGGACTGCTCAGACACGGACCCTACCCCATCACAGCCAGGTGCCAATAACACCAACAAAGATTCACCATCTACATCAGCCAGAGATGAAACGCCAC AGACTGGACCAAGTACAGCAGCCAAGAGGAGGTGGACACAGGAGGAGGTTGCAGCTGTTGAGGCCAAGCTCATGAATCTCATAAAGGCAGGAAGAACACCCGGTAAAAGGCAGTGTATCGATTGCATTCAAGCTGCACCAAAAGCGCTACAAAACAGAGACTGGACTACCATCAAATACTACATCAAAAATCGAATCGCCTCATACCAAAGAGTGGCAAGTAAGAGGGTCACATAA
- the LOC134461055 gene encoding uncharacterized protein LOC134461055 isoform X2 has protein sequence MTTTLKNSGASLSDGANALNHPKMTTTLKNSGASLSESTEGSMSSVTPSTPCQSPTLKGADDLESPQTTPSMNSRPSFESTDENMSSFTPTTPWQSPILYSDQDSAEESTPDSEEEYVPDSVDEDTSDKDMEDEEVLTTPYKRKQERPFPLKRHGKKPMTEAKRVKDQHHPPEDCTTEDPSSDSLSVMILSKKPDGRRSYSKHFCLFCGKGYSKMARHLEQMHQKEQEVARALAFPKKSKMRRIQLDLLRKRGNRAHNIEVLSAGKGTLVPCKKSNDVVNPKEFMHCLNCQGLFKRKFLWKHMQRCNLARRCGTPAPGKNRVQALCAFAQPVPEGVNQMLWKVISVMTQDDITDTIKRDPSIIKMGEHLYNKVGSDPSKHQYIRQKLREVGRLLLYSKEVGHLKTMSDFVIPANFPHVVSAVRHVSGFSAEKNNFRIPSLALKLGHSLKKIADIIECEAMISGEKETVQNARNFKQIYDTKWNECISSSALRTLTDAKYNAPQLLPFTDDVRKLHLYLDDKQKENVRKLSAVVSQKNWASLAKGTLAQIILFNRRREGEVSKMPLTAFTSRDASSMHPDVEEALNEVEKKLCGHFQRVEIRGKCGRKVAILLTPPMVQSMELLVETRNSCFPDENQYMFGRPGTQSYFKGSDCIRIFVQNCGAKHPERLSSTKLRKHIATMSKVLNLTDTDMDLLVEFLGHDIRVHKKFYRLPEGTLQLAKITKILTALETGRLAEFKGRNLDEINIDPNETLDVTTGFADEDCSDTDPTPSQPGANNTNKDSPSTSARDETPQTGPSTAAKRRWTQEEVAAVEAKLMNLIKAGRTPGKRQCIDCIQAAPKALQNRDWTTIKYYIKNRIASYQRVASKRVT, from the exons ATGACAACAACATTGAAGAATTCAGGAGCATCACTCTCT GACGGTGCTAATGCTTTGAATCATCCTAAAATGACAACAACATTGAAGAATTCAGGAGCATCACTCTCT GAATCAACAGAAGGAAGCATGTCTTCAGTTACTCCCTCAACACCATGCCAGTCTCCTACCCTG AAAGGAGCTGATGACTTAGAATCTCCTCAAACAACACCATCGATGAATTCAAGACCATCATTT GAATCAACAGATGAAAACATGTCTTCATTTACTCCCACAACGCCATGGCAGTCTCCTATCCTG tacAGTGACCAGGACTCTGCAGAAGAGTCCACACCTGACTCTGAGGAGGAATACGTACCTGACTCTGTAGATGAAGACACGTCCGATAAAGACATGGAGGATGAAGAAGTGCTCACAACACCTTACAAGAGGAAACAGGAAAGACCATTTCCACTTAAAAGGCACGGGAAAAAGCCGATGACTGAAGCGAAGCGAGTTAAGGATCAGCACCACCCACCAGAGGATTGTACCACTGAAGACCCTAGCAGCGACTCTCTTTCTGTAATGATATTGTCAAAGAAGCCTGATGGAAGAAGGTCTTACAGCAAACATTTCTGCCTGTTCTGTGGAAAGGGATATTCCAAAATGGCCCGCCATTTGGAACAGATGCACCAGAAGGAACAAGAAGTAGCAAGGGCTCTTGCATTCCCAAAGAAGTCCAAGATGAGACGAATCCAGCTGGACTTGCTAAGAAAGAGAGGCAATCGTGCCCACAATATAGAAGTGTTGTCAGCTGGTAAAGGTACCCTGGTGCCTTGTAAAAAGTCGAATGATGTTGTCAATCCAAAGGAATTCATGCATTGCCTGAATTGTCAAGGCCTCTTTAAAAGAAAGTTTCTTTGGAAACATATGCAGAGATGTAACTTGGCTCGCAGATGTGGTACTCCCGCTCCAGGGAAAAACAGAGTTCAGGCACTTTGTGCTTTTGCTCAACCTGTGCCAGAGGGAGTCAACCAAATGCTGTGGAAAGTAATCAGCGTCATGACCCAAGACGACATTACAGACACCATAAAGCGGGATCCCTCAATTATCAAGATGGGTGAACATCTGTACAACAAAGTGGGTTCAGATCCAAGTAAGCATCAGTACATCAGGCAGAAACTGCGTGAAGTGGGCAGACTTCTACTCTACAGTAAGGAGGTGGGTCATCTGAAAACCATGTCTGATTTCGTCATACCTGCCAATTTTCCACATGTTGTCAGTGCAGTACGACATGTGTCAGGATTCAGTGCTGAAAAGAACAACTTCCGCATTCCATCACTGGCCTTAAAGTTAGGCCACAGTTTGAAAAAAATTGCAGACATAATCGAGTGTGAAGCTATGATCTCAGGAGAAAAAGAAACTGTCCAGAATGCCCGGAACTTCAAACAAATCTATGACACTAAGTGGAATGAATGCATCTCTTCTTCGGCTCTTCGAACACTAACCGATGCCAAATATAATGCACCACAGCTCCTCCCCTTCACAGATGACGTCCGGAAGCTGCATCTGTACCTTGACGACAAGCAAAAAGAGAATGTCCGCAAGCTGTCAGCTGTAGTCAGCCAGAAGAACTGGGCCAGTCTAGCTAAAGGGACTTTGGCCCAGATCATCTTGTTTAACCGTCGGCGGGAAGGGGAAGTTTCCAAAATGCCACTAACAGCATTTACATCGCGAGACGCATCCTCTATGCACCCTGATGTTGAAGAAGCACTAAATGAAGTGGAGAAGAAACTCTGTGGTCACTTTCAACGAGTAGAGATAAGGGGCAAGTGTGGCAGGAAAGTCGCGATTCTTCTTACTCCACCCATGGTTCAGTCGATGGAACTCCTTGTTGAAACGCGCAACAGCTGTTTTCCTGATGAGAACCAATACATGTTTGGACGACCAGGAACACAGTCCTATTTCAAAGGATCCGACTGTATTCGGATTTTTGTGCAAAATTGTGGGGCAAAGCATCCGGAGAGGCTGTCCTCCACCAAGTTACGAAAGCACATTGCAACCATGTCCAAGGTGTTAAACTTGACGGACACTGATATGGATCTTTTGGTTGAGTTTCTGGGTCATGATATCCGCGTGCACAAGAAGTTCTACCGTCTTCCTGAAGGCACTTTGCAACTGGCCAAAATAACGAAGATTCTTACAGCGCTGGAAACTGGTCGGTTGGCAGAGTTCAAGGGCAGAAATCTTGATGAAATCAATATCGACCCCAATG agacaCTTGATGTTACGACAGGGTTTGCTGATGAGGACTGCTCAGACACGGACCCTACCCCATCACAGCCAGGTGCCAATAACACCAACAAAGATTCACCATCTACATCAGCCAGAGATGAAACGCCAC AGACTGGACCAAGTACAGCAGCCAAGAGGAGGTGGACACAGGAGGAGGTTGCAGCTGTTGAGGCCAAGCTCATGAATCTCATAAAGGCAGGAAGAACACCCGGTAAAAGGCAGTGTATCGATTGCATTCAAGCTGCACCAAAAGCGCTACAAAACAGAGACTGGACTACCATCAAATACTACATCAAAAATCGAATCGCCTCATACCAAAGAGTGGCAAGTAAGAGGGTCACATAA
- the LOC134461055 gene encoding uncharacterized protein LOC134461055 isoform X1: protein MEIGFYPSYNLVWRCCGALINPEHAINIHLFFYIHFQESTEGSMSSVTPSTPCQSPTLKGADDLESPQTTPSMNSRPSFESTDENMSSFTPTTPWQSPILYSDQDSAEESTPDSEEEYVPDSVDEDTSDKDMEDEEVLTTPYKRKQERPFPLKRHGKKPMTEAKRVKDQHHPPEDCTTEDPSSDSLSVMILSKKPDGRRSYSKHFCLFCGKGYSKMARHLEQMHQKEQEVARALAFPKKSKMRRIQLDLLRKRGNRAHNIEVLSAGKGTLVPCKKSNDVVNPKEFMHCLNCQGLFKRKFLWKHMQRCNLARRCGTPAPGKNRVQALCAFAQPVPEGVNQMLWKVISVMTQDDITDTIKRDPSIIKMGEHLYNKVGSDPSKHQYIRQKLREVGRLLLYSKEVGHLKTMSDFVIPANFPHVVSAVRHVSGFSAEKNNFRIPSLALKLGHSLKKIADIIECEAMISGEKETVQNARNFKQIYDTKWNECISSSALRTLTDAKYNAPQLLPFTDDVRKLHLYLDDKQKENVRKLSAVVSQKNWASLAKGTLAQIILFNRRREGEVSKMPLTAFTSRDASSMHPDVEEALNEVEKKLCGHFQRVEIRGKCGRKVAILLTPPMVQSMELLVETRNSCFPDENQYMFGRPGTQSYFKGSDCIRIFVQNCGAKHPERLSSTKLRKHIATMSKVLNLTDTDMDLLVEFLGHDIRVHKKFYRLPEGTLQLAKITKILTALETGRLAEFKGRNLDEINIDPNETLDVTTGFADEDCSDTDPTPSQPGANNTNKDSPSTSARDETPQTGPSTAAKRRWTQEEVAAVEAKLMNLIKAGRTPGKRQCIDCIQAAPKALQNRDWTTIKYYIKNRIASYQRVASKRVT from the exons ATGGAAATTGGATTCTATCCCTCCTACAATTTGGTGTGGCGTTGCTGTGGGGCCTTGATCAATCCAGAACATGCCATAAACATACATTTGTTCTTCTACATACATTTTCAGGAATCAACAGAAGGAAGCATGTCTTCAGTTACTCCCTCAACACCATGCCAGTCTCCTACCCTG AAAGGAGCTGATGACTTAGAATCTCCTCAAACAACACCATCGATGAATTCAAGACCATCATTT GAATCAACAGATGAAAACATGTCTTCATTTACTCCCACAACGCCATGGCAGTCTCCTATCCTG tacAGTGACCAGGACTCTGCAGAAGAGTCCACACCTGACTCTGAGGAGGAATACGTACCTGACTCTGTAGATGAAGACACGTCCGATAAAGACATGGAGGATGAAGAAGTGCTCACAACACCTTACAAGAGGAAACAGGAAAGACCATTTCCACTTAAAAGGCACGGGAAAAAGCCGATGACTGAAGCGAAGCGAGTTAAGGATCAGCACCACCCACCAGAGGATTGTACCACTGAAGACCCTAGCAGCGACTCTCTTTCTGTAATGATATTGTCAAAGAAGCCTGATGGAAGAAGGTCTTACAGCAAACATTTCTGCCTGTTCTGTGGAAAGGGATATTCCAAAATGGCCCGCCATTTGGAACAGATGCACCAGAAGGAACAAGAAGTAGCAAGGGCTCTTGCATTCCCAAAGAAGTCCAAGATGAGACGAATCCAGCTGGACTTGCTAAGAAAGAGAGGCAATCGTGCCCACAATATAGAAGTGTTGTCAGCTGGTAAAGGTACCCTGGTGCCTTGTAAAAAGTCGAATGATGTTGTCAATCCAAAGGAATTCATGCATTGCCTGAATTGTCAAGGCCTCTTTAAAAGAAAGTTTCTTTGGAAACATATGCAGAGATGTAACTTGGCTCGCAGATGTGGTACTCCCGCTCCAGGGAAAAACAGAGTTCAGGCACTTTGTGCTTTTGCTCAACCTGTGCCAGAGGGAGTCAACCAAATGCTGTGGAAAGTAATCAGCGTCATGACCCAAGACGACATTACAGACACCATAAAGCGGGATCCCTCAATTATCAAGATGGGTGAACATCTGTACAACAAAGTGGGTTCAGATCCAAGTAAGCATCAGTACATCAGGCAGAAACTGCGTGAAGTGGGCAGACTTCTACTCTACAGTAAGGAGGTGGGTCATCTGAAAACCATGTCTGATTTCGTCATACCTGCCAATTTTCCACATGTTGTCAGTGCAGTACGACATGTGTCAGGATTCAGTGCTGAAAAGAACAACTTCCGCATTCCATCACTGGCCTTAAAGTTAGGCCACAGTTTGAAAAAAATTGCAGACATAATCGAGTGTGAAGCTATGATCTCAGGAGAAAAAGAAACTGTCCAGAATGCCCGGAACTTCAAACAAATCTATGACACTAAGTGGAATGAATGCATCTCTTCTTCGGCTCTTCGAACACTAACCGATGCCAAATATAATGCACCACAGCTCCTCCCCTTCACAGATGACGTCCGGAAGCTGCATCTGTACCTTGACGACAAGCAAAAAGAGAATGTCCGCAAGCTGTCAGCTGTAGTCAGCCAGAAGAACTGGGCCAGTCTAGCTAAAGGGACTTTGGCCCAGATCATCTTGTTTAACCGTCGGCGGGAAGGGGAAGTTTCCAAAATGCCACTAACAGCATTTACATCGCGAGACGCATCCTCTATGCACCCTGATGTTGAAGAAGCACTAAATGAAGTGGAGAAGAAACTCTGTGGTCACTTTCAACGAGTAGAGATAAGGGGCAAGTGTGGCAGGAAAGTCGCGATTCTTCTTACTCCACCCATGGTTCAGTCGATGGAACTCCTTGTTGAAACGCGCAACAGCTGTTTTCCTGATGAGAACCAATACATGTTTGGACGACCAGGAACACAGTCCTATTTCAAAGGATCCGACTGTATTCGGATTTTTGTGCAAAATTGTGGGGCAAAGCATCCGGAGAGGCTGTCCTCCACCAAGTTACGAAAGCACATTGCAACCATGTCCAAGGTGTTAAACTTGACGGACACTGATATGGATCTTTTGGTTGAGTTTCTGGGTCATGATATCCGCGTGCACAAGAAGTTCTACCGTCTTCCTGAAGGCACTTTGCAACTGGCCAAAATAACGAAGATTCTTACAGCGCTGGAAACTGGTCGGTTGGCAGAGTTCAAGGGCAGAAATCTTGATGAAATCAATATCGACCCCAATG agacaCTTGATGTTACGACAGGGTTTGCTGATGAGGACTGCTCAGACACGGACCCTACCCCATCACAGCCAGGTGCCAATAACACCAACAAAGATTCACCATCTACATCAGCCAGAGATGAAACGCCAC AGACTGGACCAAGTACAGCAGCCAAGAGGAGGTGGACACAGGAGGAGGTTGCAGCTGTTGAGGCCAAGCTCATGAATCTCATAAAGGCAGGAAGAACACCCGGTAAAAGGCAGTGTATCGATTGCATTCAAGCTGCACCAAAAGCGCTACAAAACAGAGACTGGACTACCATCAAATACTACATCAAAAATCGAATCGCCTCATACCAAAGAGTGGCAAGTAAGAGGGTCACATAA